atatcACGTTAGAGCAAGAGATTCGAACCGAGCTCTGCACAGAGTTCAACAAAATGATGGTCGACATTGAAGAAAGCTGGGAGAAACGACTGCAAGATCAGAAAGAACGAGACGAGGAACTCTCCGAGTGGAGATTGAACAAGCTCCAAGAGGTCTACAAATCGAGACGGAAACGACAACGAGAGGATTCTCCGGCACCCAATGAAACCATGATGTTCATTAAGGACGAAATTGAACTAGAACTGGAAGATAAAAAAGCCCAATTGAAGTGTCTGGAAGACAAAGTTGAAGCCATGTCCAAGGCTCAAGGGAGCCTCATGGGCGAGAACAAACGTCTGCAAGAAGAGCTGACCAAAGGTTCTTTCCAATTGAGCACTGAAAAGAAGAACGCTGCCCTTTTAGACATCCAAGTACAGGACCTTAAACGTGAACTCAGCAGTGCCAATGCTGCCAAAATGGCCTCCATCGAAAGTAGTAGCGCAACTCCGGTGATCCAGGATCTTGAAAGGCAGCTCCAAGAATCCAAGGAGAAACGAGAAGAATTGGAAGGAGAAAAGAAACACTTGAAAGAGCTCCTGGACGAGGCAGGTCAAGACTTCTTGGAGAAATCTGAAGAAGTGCAGAAGATTAATCGAACCTTGAAAGATTGTGAGCAACAATTGGTGCAACAGGCGATCGCACTTAATGAGCTCAATTCGCAGTTAGAGGAGTCCCGACTTCTATTGACGGATTCTGCCACTCgcatggaagaaaaagaaaaaacgatTGCCGATCTGGAAGATCAAGCCGATAAGAGATCTAGCATGGAGGAGGAATTAACTCAGAAAATCCAAGAAGTCGAATCCAGACTTCAGATCTCCGAGTCTGAAAAGCAAGTTTTGTCCGATAAGATAACACAACACGATGAGGAAATAGCAAAATTGAACCAGGAACACAGTGCCAAGGAAGAGTCTAGGGAAAAGGAACTCGAGTCATTGAAGAAACAGTTAGACTCCAATGCCCAAGTCATTGCCAAGCTGGAGGGCGAGATCGATTGCAAGGGTGAGAACCTACAAGAGCTTAAGGCAATGATTCAAAAGGtaagtgaaaattgaaagacacGTGCGAAGGAGagttttatttgatttcaacaatattcattctttttatcaattttagaaagaaaCGGACGCCACCgatgatattgaaaaaaatattcgcaAGGCGGAATCTGACAAGGAGAGACTTGAGAGAGAGCTCAACGATGAGATCGAGGATCTGAAGCAAGCCAAGAAGAGACTGCGCCAAACCGTGGACGACCAAACCAAGGACATCGAGGGTAAAGAGAAAGAGGTCACCAAGTTAGAACGCGAAGTAAAAAGTCTGATCCAGGTAAAATGTCATGCTTGATATTATTTTACGGTTAAAAAGTAGCAGAAAGTATATGTTTATCCGAAGGCGGAAAAGAACCAAATAGAGGTAAATGAGGAGCTTCAATCCCAGATTGCCATGCTGCGGAAACAGCTGAAAGACTTGAACACGGGGCCCTCCAAATCTGAGATGGACGGACTCTCCAAACAAGTTCATGATTTGAAGACCAAAATCGAGCGACTGGAGATGGAAAATAGTTCCTTGAAGAAGGAAGACAATGCATTTCAGATTCTCAACGAAGAGCTATCCAAACGGgcaaaggagaaagaggatcTCATCGCAAAGTTGGCTCGTCTTGAACATGACATTGATTCCAAATGTTACGACATCAAGAAGACCAAAGATGAGCACAAGGCAATGATGGATCACTACGATCAAAAGTTGAGCGTCAAAAGCAACGAGCTTGCCATGGAAAAGCGAGAAGTACTAAAACTGCGCGAGGTCATGGCCAGATCTACTCCTAACAAGGCCTCCGTTTCGGCCCGGGAGAGTGAAGTGGCCATGCTCAGAGAGGAGCTCATGAAAAAGACCGAGGTGATCAAGAACCTTGAGTCCATGATCCCAACGCGAAAAGAGTAAGCACATCCACCAACTCCTCTCGTCAGTCGATTGTTGATTTTAAAATGCCTTAACAGAGTATTACGTCAAatggcttttctttcttttaggTTGTCGTATAGCTCGGATGAGGAGGATCCGGATATCCGCAAGGAGATGGACAAACTCCAAAAGGAGATGGAACTAATGAAAGCCACTCACGAGAAAGAGTTGGCTCGCTTCAAGAGGGCCAGTGACAAAGCTATAGCTGAGTACAAACATACCAATTCGGAATTGCTTCGCCAAATGACCCATCCACCTTCAGCTGCCAGCTCAGCCTCCACTTCTATGGTCAGTGATTCGTGTGCTGTGGAAGGGGACGATTCTCAAAACGACAACAGCCTCATCGAAGATACGCCCAGTAACAACAGCCGCAAACGAAGACGTGGAGGTCGAACAGTCAAGGAACGAAGTCGGCGTGCTAATCGCACCGCGAGCAGTAAAACTGACAGTGCCACACAAGCTTCGTTCGAGGATAGCACCTTGGAAAACGACCCGGATTTCGGCGAGGGGTCCAAACCCAAGCGATCCACTCGACTGACAAGAGCCAAGCCAGTTCGAAAAGCGGCCCGGAAAGAGCTCTCCCTGGACGAGAGTAGCAACAGCAGCGTGCTCAAGGACCTGTATAACAATCGAGGCGATGGGAATAATAGCGGAGGGGACCCAGCCACGCCGGTGAGTCACAACTCACGGAAACAGCGAACCTTGTACAAAGAGTCTAAAGAGGCTCAGGTGTTTACGCCTCCTTTGGAAGACATTGGGGCACCCACGATGACTCCAAGCACCATCGTGAAGCGTCAATTGCGCTCCAGATCCTCTCGGAAGAAGTGATGAGTTGACCAAACTCAGTTCCCAACTTTCAAAACTATGAGCACAATCATCCTTGTGCAGACACCTTCCTCCTTTCCACGCTTACAAATctttgaataaaaactaaTTGACATACTTCTATTGATCACGTTGTAGTTGGTACATTTTCTTTAGCCGTTTCAATTTGATCCTGCGATGAACATGTGAACATTCTTCTCGGCTCCCATCATGTGACCCGCCCTTTCCGTTCCAACCACGCCCGCCAACCGTTGGGCATCGTACTTGTTGTAGACAATGGCGCAGCTCATGTTACCATCCGAACCGCCTTTCTTATTCTGGTATACGGTCTGCATGTAGTTTGCGAGTTCGGTGAAGAAATGCGGGTATTGTGGGAGTTGGAAAAACACCAGATGTCGAATCCCTTTAAGAACGAGTCgtttgaaaaagtgaactCGCTCTGTGTACAACAAGAAATGCGTGTCACTATGAAAGAACAGATCACGAGCCTTGGCCACTTTCCCGTCCTTGGTGTACTCGCAGATCTCCAGGAAGTCGAGATCAGATTTCTTGAACCAATTCCGGACTTTCACGTAATCGAAATAAGATGGAACCACGATGGCCGTATGATACATCAGATCCTTCTTGTACTCGGGTAAAACTTTGTTGGTGAAGTAATTGAATCGATCTTCAACGGCCTCAACCGGCGAGGACGACTCAAACCGATGGAACACCATCGGGACGCTGACAACCACTTGACGAATAGACCCGCCTACAATGGGATTGCTCACTTTCACACGCCCCGCGTAATTCATGCAATACTTGTTCAAAATCGTATTCATCTCGGGCATCAACACTTGACTGAACAGTAACGTTTGGCGATAGAAGGGGGCCAACTTATTGAGCGACCACATTCGGATCCGCGAGAAATCTACGTCACGCGACTTTTGAGGTTGCCGATGCATATgctccaaaaaatgaatgacgTGTTCCCAATTTTGCATGGCAAACACATCAATCTGGTCCATGATGAGCAGCTCAATGGAGTTCAAGAAATCGTAGTCCATTTTCTCATCACCTAAGCCTCCAATGACCATGCGCAATCCCAGCGGCGAAGCGATAATGATGTCCGAGGCATAAAAATCAGTGTATAACTTGAGCGATTTTTTGGTAACGGCAATGCCGATCTTGAACTCATCGTCCACATTTCCGGTGAATGTGTCGTAAAAATCATCGGGCTTATTCCGCCTGGTCGGACTTTCGGCATCGAATTCCTGTTCGAATCGAGTTCGGTTCCCAATTTTCCCACCATGATCGGAGCCAAAAAGCAATTGGCCCATGAGCTTGACAATTTGAAGGGCGGAATCTCGGAAGGGGACCACAATGAGGACACGGGGCCGACACAAGCCTTGGTCGCGGAATCCATCGCCAGATTGGGTGGCAGCTTGGTCGTCTTTGGCCAAGATAGCGTTATTGGTCAAGATCTGGGCTCGCGCTTTGAGCAAGTGATTCAAAGCGTGCAGAGTGTAAGCGAAACGCAAACTCGGGCCTTGAGCCAAAGTCCGCTCTCCGTAAGACACATCCCGGTATGAattgaacaaatggaacaGTTCGGATTGCCACGGAGACAAGTCATATTGGGACTCCGGATCGGACCGCACGGGATTGGCACTAGCCACGTTTCGCTTCAATTGGGGTTTGACGCACAGGCCTTTCAGACTCCGATCCTGAGGCTGGCGGGCCGCCGCTTGCACTAAACGATTTTGGGCCTGAAGGAGGGCCTCATGGGAAGGGTCGTCTTCGGCGCTTAAAAGGCCAGGGGATTGGTTGTGCGGGGAGGTCTGGGGCGTCCATTGGGGTGGTTGGACAGCCAATCGACCGAGATGTTTAAAGTACTGGGATTGGGTCTGGTAGCGCTTGGTTTTGATCACTTGGGTTAAGGATGTGGGAATTTCCCGTTCTATGCGAGCTACGAAAGGATCTTGAGGCGTGCCAATggcttcatcatcatccagtTCTGGTTCCGATTGATTCGTCTGAGTTGGCTCGGCCTCTGGCCTACCAGCCTCATCGgtctcgtcctcgtcctcctcgtttTCGTTCTCTACCGGGTCTTCATTAGAATTTTGTCCGTCCATAACGGCCTCCAGTTTTCCTTCCTCCACATCGTCcagatcgtcatcatcgtcatcggcttcgttatcattatcatcaccCTCTGAATCGGCTTCGGAGGAACTGGTCTGAGGGTCGGGAGCCTGGAAGAGCGCCATGAGTTGGTGGTATTGCGTTTCGGACTCGTCGGGGCGTGGGGTTTCCTCATCGGAGGAGGAAGACTCATTTTCCGCATCCGATTGACCCGGAATGGCCGTGATTTGGGCCGTTTTTCGTTGGGCCCAAAACTGCTTAGAGCGTTTGGGCTTGGACCCAGGCGTGCCACCGCCACCGCGCCCACCCGCCCGTCCCGGTCGAGCTCGCTTCATTCCGCGTCCCCGACCACGCATTTTGTCTCACTTTGAGCGGGATCGCTGGATAGTTTGAGAGCTTGGATTGAGGCCTGGTAAGATAACCAACTCACGTGTCCTGCCTTCACTGCGTCCTCCATGTGGTTCAGGAAGCGGTGATGTtgtttattattattgttgttgtagtgatcacgcaacctctaCTCTCACGCTACTTTTTTAGCGCACTCTCTAAACCCAGCGTTACCTTCTCCGGCCGAGCGAGCGAACATATGGATGGACGTGTTCTTATGTGCCATGCCTACGTCCCTACGCCATACGTACTATGGAAAACCTGTTTAGCTAGTTTGTTACATCCAAGTCCAACGGAGGTTAAGTCGGATGAGTGAACTGAGGATCTGAGGGGCACTTACTTGATCCAGTCGAGTGATTGGGGCTCGATTGTGAAACCTCTCTCGAGAGAACTGCTACGTTTGGTCTGACTCGATCCATGATGGGTCCGAGTGATTGTCCCGGTCCCACGAATCCCGGGATTCCTTTGGACGAGCGATGGATTGAATCGGTGCGCGTGAATTTGCCCGCCGTTCAACGACGGGCCGCCACTTTGGGCACCAAACGCACCGTCAAGAAACAATGGCAAGCGGCTTGGATGCTCAGAGCCGTGACGTGCATCGATCTGACCACGTTAGCTGGGGATGATACCCAGGCCAATGTCCAGAGATTGTGCCTCAAAGCGGCTAAACCCATTCGATCCGACATCTTGGCTGCCATGGACATGGAACAAGCTCAATTAACTTGTGGCGCCGTGTGCGTCTATCCATCACGGTCAGGCCCCATTACTTCTTTATATTTATTGCTGGACCCATAGATTATGACAGATTGGTTTAGGGTGCCGGATGCGGTGGCAGCTTTGAAACGCTTCAAAGCCCCGCATGTGCCCGTGGCGGCCGTCGCCACGGGCTTTCCAAGCGGTTTGTACAGTCTGGAAACTCGCCTCCGAGAGATTACTTTGGCCATTGAGGCGGGAGCGCACGAGATCGACATCGTTCTCAATCGGCAATTGGTGCTCAACCACCGATGGGCCGAATTGTATCGTGAAGTCCAGCAAATGAAGGCCGCTTGTGGACCCAAAATCCACATGAAGACCATCTTGGCCATTGGGGAATTGGGCTCCATGAACAATGTGTACAAGGCCTCATTGGTTTGCATGATGGCTGGGGCTGACTTCATCAAAACGTCTACGGGTAAAGAGGCCTTGAACGCTAATCTACCCGTGGGCGTGGTCATGTGCCGGTAAGTAAATCCACCCTTAAATGCACCGATCGAGGAGAGATGCAGCCTCCATGTCCCATTTTCAGGGCCGTTCGCGACTATTTTGAGCGAACCGGGTACTTTGTGGGGTTCAAGCCCGCCGGAGGGATTCGAACGGGCAAAGACGCCTGTACTTGGCTCATCCTGATCAAGGAAGAGTTGGATGATCGATGGTTAAACAACAAGCTATTCCGGATTGGAGCCTCCGGTTTACTCCTGGATTTGGAAAGACAACTGTTCCATTACGTGACCGGTCGTTACGCCGCCGCGCACGAGTTGGCCATGTCTTGAGCAAGGAATGTCTTACATACGTATATTTCGTTCTGACTACCATCATTCAGGCCTGAGCCACGTGTTCACAATAAAAGCACATGTTTAGATGACACTCTAAATGCCACTACAACTACTCAGACACTCGTCACACACATTGCCTTCGTCGCCTTGACATTGTTTCACTCGACTTGGGCAGTTGGGGATCTGGCAAAACTTGCCCGATGTTTTCAGATAATAGGGCGTGAATCGGAATCCACTTTCATCCACGCAATACTCCGTTGTCAAAAGGGATTGAAGCTCCAAATAGTTGCCCGCACTACTACCCGAACCACAATTGAGCTGAGTCAATCCCTCGAGCTCATCCCGCGCACATTGACAGTTCAGATCGTCCTTGTTCAACATGGTGGTGAAATAGTTGCCAATCTGTTGGTTGTTCTTATCCACGCATTTACATTGACCTGAGCTTTTGTCACAGTACACTTTCCCGAAGCTCCCATCCCAATCGCAAGTGACCCCCATGGACTCAAGCCAATAGAAACCGTGGTCTCTGAGCTTCTTCCGCGATTTGGCTTTGCCCAGACTTCGAGTCTCGCATCGACGAAGGTATTGATCTCCGAACAGCTCTTTATCGTAACAAGGTAGGGCCATGGCCATTTTTTCCGGCAGTGCTCGCGATAAGGCCACACCGGTCACGGGATTGATGCACCAACATCGCTCTAGGTCACATTGGAGAGGTTCGAAATCGCCATTTCTCTCGCAATGCAAGGTCACATCATCCCGTgccctaaaaaaaaaaaagatgtcgTGGGGGATTTTTCtataaaaacaagaaaagattTTCCTTGACAGCTTATGAGTGAATTTACCCAATAGACAGAATTTCTTTCTCCAATTCCCATCTCTTGCGACTACAACGGCAATTGATTTCATCGGCCTCGGCCTCGATGGTCGCTTGTCCAAAGATTCGAGTGCCGTCGGGGGCGCTACAGAATTTTGAATTCACAGGTTGGAATACATTGGTCTTGGATTGGACATTATCATAAGCTCCATAGAAAGTGCACGAGGGTTCCCATTTCAGTTCCGAACACTCCTCTCCGTTTAGACCATTCAACCAAGAGTCATACTCTAAAGTGGCTTTCAAACAGCCTTCAACTGCGGCGGCCGCGTCCTCGATTTGACAAATTCCGTCCAAACATTCATGCTGATCTGGACATTGGTTTCTCTTCACCAAAGGAATGTCTTTATTCTTGTATCTTATTATGGATAATTCCACAactctttctttgtttgggTGACATTGAAGAGGGACGGTATTTTCGTACAAACTCACGTTTGTCGTGGTGGGTGAGTAAAAACATTTATCCCCTGAAAGGCAAATGGAAGAAAGCTATAACGTCACGTGGTTCGAAAGATTGACGAAAAAAGAACTCTTCAATCTCGTGGACGAACCTTTCTTTAAATACTCAACGCAGGCAGGACAGCATGAACCCAAAACGAGATTCTCTTCGAAGAATGTTCCCCGGGGACAATCTTTAGGCTCAAGTTCCGGGATGCAATCCACGATCTTGCAATTCGGGCATATTGGCAAAGTACAGTGAACATTGGCGCCGCTCTCTGTACAACTCGGCCAATTCGCACACAGACCCAATTCCAAGAGGAAGCTGGAAACTCCGACGAAAATCAGGAATTTCATGCTCTCTTTTTCTGGGTACTAAACAAGTTTTGATTGATGTAATGTGCAATCGGCTCACATCAATGATTAGTATCGTTTTTGAGATAACAGATAGCTCTGCAGATTGAGATtaataaatatttcaaagataAGAATTGTCTTTCGGCAACGTTGAGATTGGTCATTGGCCAACGCAGAGAACAGCTCTAATTCCCACCTATTTTCTAGAGCCTCATTacggatgaaaaagcaattCTTAAACTTTCTCTTGACTTTTGAAGCCTATTTGACAATTGAAGGACATTCGTTACCACTAATCCCCAACTGATCACCTAAAAGGAAAAACATACTTGGGTAGTGAAGGTCTGAACTTAATGAAAATCCACCGTCTATTCAATGACACAAACTTTGTCAATTGCTCGATTTGGCCGACTTTGCCTGCTCTAAAAAGCTTGCCAAATTGAGCTTCCATTTCTGGCCTCACTCAGCTTGCCAAGACTCTCAAATCAACGAAAAAAGTAGGTGTGAATGGGAATGTATTAGTGGGGCCACAGGGCATCGGACAATCTTTGAATCCCGATCTTTGTTTACACGATTCCCCCGTCAAAATATGTATGGATCACCGCACCTCCAAGTCAAGTCGGAGAAAGAGCAATACGTCAATGACAATCCAGGAGTAGAAAACGAAGACTAAGCTTGGCTCATAACCTTTGAAACAACCCGGCATGAAGTCATGCACATGAAGTGTTGGAAATGTTTGGCTTTTGTGTTCCTGCAATTTTGGGGACTTGGGCGAGGTCAGAGGCCAACAGCGGACTTTACCTCAATCGAGGAATGTGTGAGTGGCTACTGTTTGCCCACAGAGTATAACCGATTAGAATTGCCTCAGAACACGACACACGTGGCGATGAACCTGGAGGTAAGGCGAGCAAGTATTCATACGAAATCAAGTACGGGATTGTCTGAGTGCCTAGGTTTTGGACGTCCTTAAAGTGGATGATAAGAAGTTTTCCGTCACGTTGAACATGTATTTTGGCGTGTATTGGACGGAAGATCGCTTGACGGTGCGAAGACCGGACTTTGATCCACACTGGCTGCCTATCAATATGGATTTCATGAGGAACCTATGGATCCCAAATGTATTTGTGTACAACTTGGTATCCTTTGATGCGTTGACGtgcttgaagaaattggcagGCCTCTGGATCGTCAAGGACAAAGAGCTGTTCTACAACCAGGTGAGATCTACCTTTTCTGAAATAACTATGGATTTGGCTGTGGATTCTTTCTCTGTCCTCTTTAGGCAACTCATGTCACGTTCATGTGTCCCATGCGGTTCAACAAGTTCCCTTTGGATGCTCACACGTGCAAATTCATGGTGGGGAGCACCAATTTCGATATGACACGCATGACCTTCGACAATAAGAAACTCGACTACGATCCCAAGGCTAGAAACACTATCCTCGACTATCAGATCTCAATTTCGCCGCTCAAGGAGCAAGACCGTATTCTGGCTTATGGCGATGCGGGCAACTACTCAATCACgggttttgaaatgaaaatgaccagGAACGTTGCCAAGTAGGTTCAGCAGCAATATTCACACGTATATCTCATTCTTTGTGAGTTATTATCTGGCACTTGTTAGGTACTTGTATATTTACTATCTACCCAGTGGCCTTTTTGTGGTGGTGTCTTGGTCCAGTTTTCTGATCCCGCCAGAAGTTGTTCCGGGTCGCATGGCGTTGTTAGTGACCCTGTTCCTGGTCCTCATtaacattttcaatacaattACAAATCTATCACCCAATGTGGAGGGCATGACGGCCATTTCTTCGTGGATGATTGCTTGCATTCTTTTCGTCTCGGCCGCTCTCACGGGCTATGCGGGCCTCCTCTACTATTTACAAGTAAGTCCAGTTCCATTAGTTGTTGTGCATCTTTCCCCAGTTTCTTTGGCAAATCGAACTGGCAACCAAAGAACGGGAAAGGATTGTTGGGGAAACGCAGACTGTATATCAATGTCATTAGCATATTCCATTGGTCTTACATTCACATTACACCATGTGCTTCTAAAGAAAGCGAGTAAATCAGAAATTGGGAAGCCGCACCACCTAAAACTCGACGGCGCATGCAGGCTTGGAGACTAAAAAGGAACAGGTCCTTGTCGATTCCATGATCATGCCCTTCAGAAGAGCTTTCCCTTCAAGGGTcgtattgaattgaaaagagttCGTGACGCAAGTTTTTCAATGGCAAGACCCGAGATGCCATGTTTGAGTGTAAGTCGAAATGTAGCTAGTGAAACATCTAGTTTGGTATGACTCTTTTCGTAAAAGGAGAGAAATGACTCATAAAAAGGTGCTCAATTCAATAAGATCGGAGGGCTTATTTCTTACCGCGAAATATTCAGTACTGTTAAAACTACATTTATTTCGCTTTCTCTACTACGATTTAGGTCAAGAGAAAGATGTCTTTTACCAAGAAGCGCTTGAGCTTGCAATCAACTCACACCAAGGACTGCATGATGCATCCAACTTCAGACTTGGCGAGgaaattggaagaagaaaaacttttggaTCAGAGCGAGTTGTTGGCTCGAATTGACACTGCATTCTTGTACTCTTTTCCATTGGCGTTCGTCATCTTCAACGTGATTTATTGGCCGTTTTGGATCACATGGTCCTAGTCTGAACTTATCATAACCC
This Tigriopus californicus strain San Diego chromosome 7, Tcal_SD_v2.1, whole genome shotgun sequence DNA region includes the following protein-coding sequences:
- the LOC131884308 gene encoding U3 small nucleolar RNA-associated protein 25 homolog, yielding MRGRGRGMKRARPGRAGGRGGGGTPGSKPKRSKQFWAQRKTAQITAIPGQSDAENESSSSDEETPRPDESETQYHQLMALFQAPDPQTSSSEADSEGDDNDNEADDDDDDLDDVEEGKLEAVMDGQNSNEDPVENENEEDEDETDEAGRPEAEPTQTNQSEPELDDDEAIGTPQDPFVARIEREIPTSLTQVIKTKRYQTQSQYFKHLGRLAVQPPQWTPQTSPHNQSPGLLSAEDDPSHEALLQAQNRLVQAAARQPQDRSLKGLCVKPQLKRNVASANPVRSDPESQYDLSPWQSELFHLFNSYRDVSYGERTLAQGPSLRFAYTLHALNHLLKARAQILTNNAILAKDDQAATQSGDGFRDQGLCRPRVLIVVPFRDSALQIVKLMGQLLFGSDHGGKIGNRTRFEQEFDAESPTRRNKPDDFYDTFTGNVDDEFKIGIAVTKKSLKLYTDFYASDIIIASPLGLRMVIGGLGDEKMDYDFLNSIELLIMDQIDVFAMQNWEHVIHFLEHMHRQPQKSRDVDFSRIRMWSLNKLAPFYRQTLLFSQVLMPEMNTILNKYCMNYAGRVKVSNPIVGGSIRQVVVSVPMVFHRFESSSPVEAVEDRFNYFTNKVLPEYKKDLMYHTAIVVPSYFDYVKVRNWFKKSDLDFLEICEYTKDGKVAKARDLFFHSDTHFLLYTERVHFFKRLVLKGIRHLVFFQLPQYPHFFTELANYMQTVYQNKKGGSDGNMSCAIVYNKYDAQRLAGVVGTERAGHMMGAEKNVHMFIAGSN
- the LOC131884313 gene encoding uncharacterized protein LOC131884313, with product MKFLIFVGVSSFLLELGLCANWPSCTESGANVHCTLPICPNCKIVDCIPELEPKDCPRGTFFEENLVLGSCCPACVEYLKKGDKCFYSPTTTNVSLYENTVPLQCHPNKERVVELSIIRYKNKDIPLVKRNQCPDQHECLDGICQIEDAAAAVEGCLKATLEYDSWLNGLNGEECSELKWEPSCTFYGAYDNVQSKTNVFQPVNSKFCSAPDGTRIFGQATIEAEADEINCRCSRKRWELEKEILSIGARDDVTLHCERNGDFEPLQCDLERCWCINPVTGVALSRALPEKMAMALPCYDKELFGDQYLRRCETRSLGKAKSRKKLRDHGFYWLESMGVTCDWDGSFGKVYCDKSSGQCKCVDKNNQQIGNYFTTMLNKDDLNCQCARDELEGLTQLNCGSGSSAGNYLELQSLLTTEYCVDESGFRFTPYYLKTSGKFCQIPNCPSRVKQCQGDEGNVCDECLSSCSGI
- the LOC131883405 gene encoding kinesin-like protein KIF20B, translating into MAYIVNDTTTAMSGDESSLMEDPSHASKGWPGVGPGEEHDSQVNMTRTFLSALDVPPAHFAHPQYPRVALPGARRNLFEAIEESDQSAWLLPPPPAKETLKVFLRVKPKTLEETEIIEADHAGQNASDASWRESGGAPPMVQIETDYQVALNAPKESNTFKNSVNGAGSLTHRYTFTHIFPPETDQSALFQEMVMPRVREFLEGSNQLVFTYGATSSGKTYTIQGTAFNPGILPRALDVIFNSVGEDENSVPHLRPNCFNRVIQMKERDLKKSEDDKLAVFNLGRELQLQGRLTGASKMSGLSQLSEDSHNQADLTNLSQQSLATMFPFLANRHREESCVELQQTDIKFALWISFAEIYNENVHDLLEKIPTSKNKNTKPRRVPLKLAEDKNGSIYVRGLKEVKVNSANEAYQIMMIGRENLQFAATRLNHHSSRSHCIFSIKAIRVADINKPHLARVSMLTFCDLAGSERIKKTMNTGDRQKEAGNINTSLLVLGRCIKAIRHNQFNPKKPQIVPFRESKLTRMFQSFLVGHGKASMVVNISQAPYLFDESMQVLKFSAIASKITVETIKEPVTVKLNKKKKQTRFSIMVESNRSGNNLLMGRGSIAWEKPAARSTMCPMTPIVDTTLMDETSVMDQSVVDERYDSLLKLIDSLKDQLIKEKQENITLEQEIRTELCTEFNKMMVDIEESWEKRLQDQKERDEELSEWRLNKLQEVYKSRRKRQREDSPAPNETMMFIKDEIELELEDKKAQLKCLEDKVEAMSKAQGSLMGENKRLQEELTKGSFQLSTEKKNAALLDIQVQDLKRELSSANAAKMASIESSSATPVIQDLERQLQESKEKREELEGEKKHLKELLDEAGQDFLEKSEEVQKINRTLKDCEQQLVQQAIALNELNSQLEESRLLLTDSATRMEEKEKTIADLEDQADKRSSMEEELTQKIQEVESRLQISESEKQVLSDKITQHDEEIAKLNQEHSAKEESREKELESLKKQLDSNAQVIAKLEGEIDCKGENLQELKAMIQKKETDATDDIEKNIRKAESDKERLERELNDEIEDLKQAKKRLRQTVDDQTKDIEGKEKEVTKLEREVKSLIQAEKNQIEVNEELQSQIAMLRKQLKDLNTGPSKSEMDGLSKQVHDLKTKIERLEMENSSLKKEDNAFQILNEELSKRAKEKEDLIAKLARLEHDIDSKCYDIKKTKDEHKAMMDHYDQKLSVKSNELAMEKREVLKLREVMARSTPNKASVSARESEVAMLREELMKKTEVIKNLESMIPTRKELSYSSDEEDPDIRKEMDKLQKEMELMKATHEKELARFKRASDKAIAEYKHTNSELLRQMTHPPSAASSASTSMVSDSCAVEGDDSQNDNSLIEDTPSNNSRKRRRGGRTVKERSRRANRTASSKTDSATQASFEDSTLENDPDFGEGSKPKRSTRLTRAKPVRKAARKELSLDESSNSSVLKDLYNNRGDGNNSGGDPATPVSHNSRKQRTLYKESKEAQVFTPPLEDIGAPTMTPSTIVKRQLRSRSSRKNSVPNFPTMIGAKKQLAHELDNLKGGISEGDHNEDTGPTQALVAESIARLGGSLVVFGQDSVIGQDLGSRFEQVIQSVQSVSETQTRALSQSPLSCETSLERTATFGLTRSMMGPSDCPGPTNPGIPLDERWIESVRVNLPAVQRRAATLGTKRTVKKQWQAAWMLRAVTCIDLTTLAGDDTQANVQRLCLKAAKPIRSDILAAMDMEQAQLTCGAVCVYPSRVPDAVAALKRFKAPHVPVAAVATGFPSGLYSLETRLREITLAIEAGAHEIDIVLNRQLVLNHRWAELYREVQQMKAACGPKIHMKTILAIGELGSMNNVYKASLVCMMAGADFIKTSTGKEALNANLPVGVVMCRAVRDYFERTGYFVGFKPAGGIRTGKDACTWLILIKEELDDRWLNNKLFRIGASGLLLDLERQLFHYVTGRYAAAHELAMS
- the LOC131884316 gene encoding glycine receptor subunit alpha-2-like, with amino-acid sequence MHMKCWKCLAFVFLQFWGLGRGQRPTADFTSIEECVSGYCLPTEYNRLELPQNTTHVAMNLEVLDVLKVDDKKFSVTLNMYFGVYWTEDRLTVRRPDFDPHWLPINMDFMRNLWIPNVFVYNLVSFDALTCLKKLAGLWIVKDKELFYNQATHVTFMCPMRFNKFPLDAHTCKFMVGSTNFDMTRMTFDNKKLDYDPKARNTILDYQISISPLKEQDRILAYGDAGNYSITGFEMKMTRNVAKYLYIYYLPSGLFVVVSWSSFLIPPEVVPGRMALLVTLFLVLINIFNTITNLSPNVEGMTAISSWMIACILFVSAALTGYAGLLYYLQVKRKMSFTKKRLSLQSTHTKDCMMHPTSDLARKLEEEKLLDQSELLARIDTAFLYSFPLAFVIFNVIYWPFWITWS